GAATGCCCGAAAGTGACGACATTGTCGCCTATCTCTACGAGGAGTACGGGGACGGCGAGACGCCGCCGCCATCTGGTATCGTCGATCGTGTGCTTTCGGCGCTGTTCTGACGATCGAACCCTGACTTCAATCTTCGAAGTATAAAACTTCGAAAACTGAAGTGTAACACTCCAACAGGTGTTGCACGGTGATCACCGTCTGTATTAGGTGATTGTAGGCGCTTAGCCCCCTGCCTCAAGGAGCCGCCAACGCCGGCGAGTAGGCAGGGGTAGTTCACCCGATCGTCAGCACACGATCCGACGTCGTGACGACATCGAGCAGGTCCGACATCGTCGAGACGGGACAGACGTCGCTGCCCTCGCTGTTGCGGATCTCCAGACAGGTACCACAGGCGAGCAGTTCGCCACCTGCCTCGTCGAACGCCTCCATCCGGTCGCGAACGTCGAACTCGTCGTTGTCGGTGATCTCCTCGGCCTCGACGCCCTCGCCGAGCAGGAAGACGGAGACGTCTTTTCCGTCTTCGAGTGCCGTGATACCGAGTCGGAGCGCGTTCCACGCACGTTCGGGGTCAGCGGTTTCGAGGACGATTCCGAGGGAGTCGACGCTATCCGATGTGTTCGGCATGTATTGTCCAAAGTGCACAATATCATATAAACGTATGCGTAGCGGTCGACCGCTACGACGGTCTGCTCAGGACTGCCGGTAGATCAGGTTCCGCTGGATCTCGTTTGCGCCCTCGTAGATCACGGGGACGCGCACGTCGCGGTAGACGCGAGCGATCCGGCGATCGGTGAGCACGGAGCGCCCGCCGTGGAACTGCATCCCCTGTTCGGCACAATCCGTCGCCGTTTCGGTGGCTTTCGTCTTGGCCATGGCGGCCCAGAGACCGGGATCCTCACCCGCTTCGACCTTCTCGGCGGCGCGCCAGGTGAGCGCACGGGCGCTCTCGAACTCCATGCGCATGTCCGCGACGCCGTGCTGGACGGCCTGGAACTCGCTGATGTTCCGACCGAACCCTTCGCGGTCGTGGATGAACTCCCACGTCTCCTCGATTGCGGCGGCGGCCAGACCGATGCCATGGCCCGCGACGACGACACGGCCGTGGTTGAAGAAATCGGCAACCATCCAGAAGCCAGCGCCTTCCGCTCCCACGAGATTCTCCTCGGGGATCCGGAAGTCGTCGAAGACGATGTGGGCCTGTTTGGAGGCACGAAAGCCCATCTTCTCCGGGATATGCTCTGCGTGGAACCCCTCCCCTTCGGTCGGGATGATGAACATCGAGTGGTTGCCGTAGCGGTTGTTCTCGTCGTCGTCGGTCCGCGCATAGAGCGTCAGCCAGTCGCCTTCGACCCCGTTGCCGATCCAGTACTTCTCGCCGTTGATGACGTACTCGTCGCCGTCTTTCTCGGCGGTGGTCTGCATCCCCGCCAGATCACTGCCGGTGTCGGGTTCGGACACTGCGAGGCCGGTGATCTGCTCCCCTTCGGCGACCGGGCGGAGATACTCCTCTTTCTGTGCCTCGCTGCCGTGCTCTTCGACGATCTCCGCGCCGAAACTGGCGAGCTGGAGCGTCAGGGCGATCCCGGCGTCGGCCCTGTAGAACTCCTCGGCGATCGCCAGTACCTCGGTGAGCGAGAGATCCCGCCCGCCCAGATCCTCGCCGAGATCCTGTGCGACCAGTCCGGCGTCCTGTCCGGCTTCGAGGATGTCGTGGGGGTACTCGCCCTTGCGAAAGTACTCTTCGGCATTTGGCTTGATATGCTCGTTGGCGAACTCGCGGGCCTCCTGTTTGACGTCCCTGGCGTGCTCGGGGACGATGGTGTCGTCGAGTAGCTCCATGGTCCCACCGTAGGGCGGGTCGGGCATATAAGCAAGGGAACCGCTAGCACGGCGAGGGGAGTTCATTTCGAGGATATGCGTGGCTGACCGGGAACCCACAGAGGGAATACTTCAAGAACGACCGGATGTAAATAGTGGGTATGAGTCAGCAATCGGGTGGCGTCCGCCTCACCGTCAAAGCTGCCCAGAAACGCGACGCCGGGCGTGGCGTCGCCCGCCTTCCAGAGTCGGCCCGCAGCGAACTCGGCGTCCTCAGCGGCGACACTGTCGTCGTCGAGGGCGAACGCCGGACTGCGACGAAAGTCTGGCCAGCGAGCGGCGACGTACAGGACGGAGCCGTGCTCATCGACGCCGATACTCGGGCGAACGCCGGCGTCAGCATCGGCGATACCGTCACTGTTCGACAGGGATCGCTCAGCGACGCCATCTCGGTGAAGCTTATGCCCCCCGAGTCGCTCGCGGACGTCGACCAGCGCGTCATAGAGCGGGCGGTCAACCGCGACCTGCATGACCGCCCGGTGAGCGAGGGCGAGCAGGTCGCACTGGAGCGGGTCGCCAGCCAGCCCTTTACCGTCACCGACACCTCGCCGGACGGGCCGGTCCGGATCACCGACCAGACGGTTGTCGTCGTGACGCCGCCCCCCGTCGAATCCGACGAGGAACCGGACGTACCAGCAGATATGTCGACGGAACAACCAGCCCGCGACGACGAGAGGGACGAGGAAGCCCAGCCCCCAGAACGGGTGAGCTACGAGGACATCGGCGGGCTGGACGAGGAGCTCGAACAGGTCCGCGAGATGATCGAACTCCCGCTGAGTCGACCGGAGCTGTTCCGCCGGCTCGGTGTCGAGCCACCAAAGGGCGTCCTGCTCTACGGTCCGCCAGGCACCGGGAAGACGCTGATCGCCCGTGCCGTGGCCCACGAGGTCGACGCGGAGTTCATCACCGTCTCCGGGCCGGAGATCATGTCGAAGTACAAGGGCGAAAGCGAAGAGCACGTCCGTGAGATCTTCGAGGAGGCCGAGGAGTCGGCTCCCACGATCATCTTTTTCGACGAGATCGACTCGATTGCCGGCCAGCGAGAGGACGGCGGAGACGTCGAGAACCGGGTCGTCGCCCAGTTGCTCTCGCTGATGGATGGGCTGGACTCGCGTGGCGACGTGATCGTCATCGGTGCGACCAATCGCGTCGACGCCATCGATCCGGCGCTCCGTCGGGGCGGCCGCTTCGACCGCGAGATCGAGATCGGCGTCCCGGACAAGACGGGTCGCAAGGAGATCTTCGACGTCCACACCCGTGGAATGCCTCTCGCCGAAGACGTCTCGGTCGAGAAGCTGTCCGCACAGACACACGGGTTCGTCGGCGCGGATATCGACGCCCTGACCACCGAGGCCGCGATGTTGACGCTTCGGCGCGCCCGGACCGATCCCGATGGGCTCGATGACGCCGACCTCGAAGTCTCGCGAAGCGATCTCGAAGAC
This genomic window from Natranaeroarchaeum aerophilus contains:
- a CDS encoding DsrE family protein, which produces MPNTSDSVDSLGIVLETADPERAWNALRLGITALEDGKDVSVFLLGEGVEAEEITDNDEFDVRDRMEAFDEAGGELLACGTCLEIRNSEGSDVCPVSTMSDLLDVVTTSDRVLTIG
- a CDS encoding acyl-CoA dehydrogenase family protein, with translation MELLDDTIVPEHARDVKQEAREFANEHIKPNAEEYFRKGEYPHDILEAGQDAGLVAQDLGEDLGGRDLSLTEVLAIAEEFYRADAGIALTLQLASFGAEIVEEHGSEAQKEEYLRPVAEGEQITGLAVSEPDTGSDLAGMQTTAEKDGDEYVINGEKYWIGNGVEGDWLTLYARTDDDENNRYGNHSMFIIPTEGEGFHAEHIPEKMGFRASKQAHIVFDDFRIPEENLVGAEGAGFWMVADFFNHGRVVVAGHGIGLAAAAIEETWEFIHDREGFGRNISEFQAVQHGVADMRMEFESARALTWRAAEKVEAGEDPGLWAAMAKTKATETATDCAEQGMQFHGGRSVLTDRRIARVYRDVRVPVIYEGANEIQRNLIYRQS
- a CDS encoding CDC48 family AAA ATPase — encoded protein: MSQQSGGVRLTVKAAQKRDAGRGVARLPESARSELGVLSGDTVVVEGERRTATKVWPASGDVQDGAVLIDADTRANAGVSIGDTVTVRQGSLSDAISVKLMPPESLADVDQRVIERAVNRDLHDRPVSEGEQVALERVASQPFTVTDTSPDGPVRITDQTVVVVTPPPVESDEEPDVPADMSTEQPARDDERDEEAQPPERVSYEDIGGLDEELEQVREMIELPLSRPELFRRLGVEPPKGVLLYGPPGTGKTLIARAVAHEVDAEFITVSGPEIMSKYKGESEEHVREIFEEAEESAPTIIFFDEIDSIAGQREDGGDVENRVVAQLLSLMDGLDSRGDVIVIGATNRVDAIDPALRRGGRFDREIEIGVPDKTGRKEIFDVHTRGMPLAEDVSVEKLSAQTHGFVGADIDALTTEAAMLTLRRARTDPDGLDDADLEVSRSDLEDALAAVDPSAMREWVAETPDVSFADVGGLDDAKSTLREAVEWPLTYDRLFSVTNTEPPSGVLLHGPPGTGKTLLARALAGESDVNFVHVNGPELLDRYVGESEKAVREVFDRARQSAPSIVFFDEIDAIAAQREDSHEVTERVVSQLLTELDGMVENPNLVVLAATNRKDAIDPALLRPGRLDNHVEVPAPNAAGRRAIIEVHGRGKPFADDVDLEEIADDLEGYTGADIEAIVREASMLSIRETAAELGPEEANERADEIEITAEHFEHAMESVEPTLASL